A stretch of bacterium DNA encodes these proteins:
- a CDS encoding DUF885 family protein encodes MAAAVRAPALGAWLDDFFASYYRRRPVNATFTGVHAYDHRLPDLSEDGAGDAVADVETLLARLRTLPPEAHTVVDALDRRLAEGYLRIRRWEFGSRHFHRGNPCEYTGEAVFGVVGLFLRPFAPLEDRFLRAFARMAAIPAFLRQGRANVRRAPAAWVARAIRECDGALAFFGDGIDLLLRDRAGGVTPLERSLVDGAQAAFAEFRDYLAGDLAPRATADYACGGEALALVLREGHCLAESAGTIAAYARDRMEACEAQLHEQAAFGARTWREALAPLADRHPPADAYYPRFAEVWAAARAAADAHGLVTWPDAPIRYGPQPAWARGAAPSLYFLAYRSPAPFDRLPVTDYLVPPVDAAMAPDAQARRLRETNDSVIKLNHVIHHGGLGHHVQNWYAARAASRIGQVAAVDCASRIAMVCGGTMAEGWACYATDLMEEIGFLDPLERYAQVHARLRMAARALVDVRLHEGAITLDDAAAVYRDRVGMTPAAAHAEAVKNSMFPGAALMYLAGTDRLHALRRALSARAGFDLRAFHDRVLAFGSIPVTLIASAMQTAGAGAMTEEAR; translated from the coding sequence GTGGCCGCCGCCGTCCGGGCCCCGGCGCTCGGTGCCTGGCTCGACGATTTCTTCGCCTCCTACTACCGCCGCCGTCCGGTGAACGCCACGTTCACCGGTGTGCACGCCTACGATCACCGTCTCCCGGATCTGTCCGAAGACGGCGCCGGCGACGCCGTCGCAGACGTGGAGACGCTGCTCGCACGGCTCCGGACGCTCCCCCCGGAGGCGCACACCGTGGTCGACGCGCTGGACCGGCGGCTGGCTGAGGGATACCTGCGCATCCGGCGTTGGGAGTTCGGCTCGCGGCACTTCCATCGCGGCAATCCGTGCGAGTACACCGGCGAGGCGGTCTTTGGAGTCGTCGGGCTGTTTCTGCGGCCGTTTGCCCCGCTCGAGGACCGGTTCCTGCGCGCCTTCGCACGCATGGCGGCCATTCCCGCGTTTCTTCGCCAGGGACGCGCGAACGTGCGCCGCGCCCCGGCGGCCTGGGTCGCGCGGGCGATCCGGGAGTGCGACGGGGCGCTCGCGTTCTTCGGAGACGGCATCGACCTGCTGCTGCGGGATCGCGCGGGCGGCGTGACCCCGCTCGAGCGCAGCCTGGTGGACGGCGCCCAGGCCGCGTTTGCGGAGTTTCGCGACTACCTGGCCGGCGACCTGGCCCCGCGGGCGACGGCGGACTACGCGTGCGGGGGAGAGGCCCTGGCGCTCGTGCTGCGCGAGGGACACTGTCTTGCGGAGAGTGCCGGGACGATCGCGGCCTACGCCCGGGACCGCATGGAGGCCTGCGAAGCGCAACTGCACGAGCAGGCGGCGTTCGGCGCGCGTACCTGGCGCGAGGCGCTGGCGCCACTGGCCGACCGGCACCCGCCGGCCGACGCGTACTACCCGCGGTTCGCCGAGGTCTGGGCCGCGGCCCGTGCCGCCGCGGACGCGCACGGGCTCGTGACGTGGCCGGACGCGCCGATTCGGTACGGGCCCCAGCCGGCGTGGGCGCGGGGGGCGGCGCCGTCGCTGTACTTCCTCGCCTACCGCTCGCCGGCGCCCTTCGACCGCCTGCCCGTGACCGACTATCTCGTCCCGCCGGTCGACGCCGCGATGGCGCCCGACGCCCAGGCGCGCCGGCTCCGCGAGACAAACGACAGCGTGATCAAACTCAACCACGTCATCCACCACGGCGGGCTCGGCCACCACGTCCAGAACTGGTACGCGGCCCGGGCGGCCTCGCGCATCGGACAGGTCGCGGCGGTGGACTGTGCGTCCCGGATCGCGATGGTCTGCGGCGGGACGATGGCGGAGGGCTGGGCGTGCTATGCGACCGACCTGATGGAGGAGATCGGGTTCCTCGATCCCCTCGAGCGATACGCGCAGGTCCACGCCCGGCTGCGCATGGCCGCGCGGGCGCTCGTCGACGTCCGCCTGCACGAGGGCGCGATCACGCTCGACGACGCGGCCGCGGTGTATCGGGACCGCGTCGGCATGACGCCGGCCGCCGCGCACGCGGAGGCGGTGAAGAACAGCATGTTTCCCGGCGCGGCCCTCATGTACCTCGCGGGGACGGATCGCCTCCACGCGCTGCGGCGGGCGCTGTCTGCCCGGGCGGGGTTCGACCTGCGCGCGTTCCACGACCGCGTCCTCGCCTTCGGATCGATCCCGGTCACGCTGATCGCCTCGGCGATGCAGACCGCAGGGGCCGGCGCGATGACGGAGGAGGCTCGGTAA
- a CDS encoding ABC transporter substrate-binding protein encodes MGVPRSEVPKRQGGRRTSVPRLSRRRLLQAALGAGAATALGRLGKVPARASAAASGGELFYGLTNRFDTLDPNVTTFTDVGRIAYHIFDPLIWETKAGVFVPGLAERWEVSPAADQYTFHLRRGVRFHDGTPFDADAVKFTFDRVVDPALKSQSAFSMIGPYAATTVVDPYTVVVKFKEPYAPFLSSVAQSVLAPVSPAAVKKYGKDFGTHPVGTGPFRFDSYTTDSVVRLVRNPDYRWAPSMFGHQGPSHLDAISFKIIPEASTRLAALRSGEVQVIQDVPTQDYRNLQHDGTVQLLQGELAGSGWTMMINVTRTPTDDVRLRQALQWGVDKTAMIKAVWQGVYKPASSVITSATFGFDPATRGVYTYDAKKAGALLDEAGWKMGPGGVRQKAGADLVLGLYYRADNTDFTAMATFLQSMYAQIGVKIDLHGLSAAGYFGAVRQGQHHLQFWWETDPDPDVVRILLYSKNADGGTNRNRYKNAEMDMLIDQAAATTNPIRRKQLYAQIQMKTLRESIMVAFSDPLNIFAARKGRVSGVRLDWSATNVLLYDAALTT; translated from the coding sequence ATGGGAGTCCCGCGTAGCGAGGTGCCGAAACGGCAAGGCGGGAGGCGAACGTCTGTCCCGCGCCTGTCGCGGCGGCGGCTGTTGCAGGCGGCGCTCGGCGCAGGGGCGGCGACGGCGCTCGGCCGGCTCGGCAAGGTACCCGCGCGCGCCTCCGCGGCGGCCTCGGGGGGTGAGCTGTTCTACGGCCTCACCAACCGGTTCGACACGCTCGATCCGAACGTGACGACGTTTACCGACGTCGGCCGCATCGCGTACCACATCTTCGACCCGCTTATCTGGGAAACCAAGGCCGGGGTCTTTGTCCCCGGGCTGGCCGAGCGGTGGGAGGTCAGCCCCGCCGCGGACCAGTACACGTTCCACCTGCGCCGGGGCGTCCGGTTCCACGACGGGACGCCGTTCGACGCCGACGCTGTCAAGTTCACGTTCGATCGCGTCGTGGACCCCGCGTTGAAGTCGCAGTCGGCGTTCTCCATGATCGGCCCGTATGCGGCCACAACCGTCGTCGATCCGTACACGGTCGTCGTCAAGTTCAAGGAGCCCTACGCGCCGTTTCTGAGCTCGGTGGCGCAGTCGGTCCTCGCGCCGGTGTCGCCGGCCGCGGTCAAGAAGTACGGGAAGGACTTCGGCACGCACCCGGTGGGCACCGGGCCATTCAGGTTTGACTCCTACACGACCGACAGCGTCGTGAGGCTGGTGCGCAACCCGGACTATCGGTGGGCCCCGTCGATGTTCGGCCACCAGGGACCGTCGCATCTCGACGCGATCAGCTTCAAGATCATCCCCGAGGCGTCGACACGGCTGGCGGCCCTCCGATCGGGCGAGGTCCAGGTGATCCAGGACGTGCCGACGCAGGACTACCGGAACCTCCAGCACGACGGGACGGTCCAGCTGCTCCAAGGGGAACTCGCCGGGTCGGGCTGGACGATGATGATCAACGTCACGCGGACGCCCACCGACGACGTCCGGCTGCGCCAGGCCCTCCAATGGGGGGTCGACAAGACGGCGATGATCAAGGCGGTCTGGCAGGGGGTCTACAAACCGGCCAGCAGTGTCATCACGTCCGCCACGTTCGGCTTCGATCCGGCGACTCGGGGCGTCTACACCTACGACGCGAAGAAGGCCGGCGCGCTCCTCGACGAGGCCGGGTGGAAGATGGGCCCGGGCGGCGTCCGCCAGAAGGCCGGCGCGGATCTCGTCCTCGGGCTCTACTATCGCGCGGACAACACCGATTTCACCGCGATGGCCACCTTTCTCCAGAGCATGTACGCGCAGATCGGCGTCAAGATCGACCTGCACGGCCTCTCCGCGGCCGGATATTTCGGCGCGGTGCGGCAGGGTCAGCACCATCTGCAGTTCTGGTGGGAGACGGACCCCGACCCCGATGTCGTGCGGATCCTCCTGTATTCCAAGAACGCCGACGGCGGCACGAACCGCAACCGGTACAAGAACGCCGAGATGGACATGCTGATCGATCAGGCGGCGGCGACGACCAATCCGATCAGGCGCAAGCAGCTGTACGCGCAGATCCAGATGAAGACGCTGCGCGAGTCGATCATGGTGGCGTTCTCGGATCCGCTGAACATCTTCGCAGCCCGGAAAGGCCGGGTGAGCGGCGTCCGGCTCGACTGGTCGGCGACAAACGTCCTTCTCTACGACGCGGCGCTTACGACGTGA
- a CDS encoding amidohydrolase translates to MTAPAGDTMPLDPERIADLKKRACTRIDEMTPALVGVSLQIWEHPEIAFQEHRACGWLGALLADAGYDVESAAGGLDTAFTAKRSGPRPGLTVAVFSEYDALPELGHGCGHNLLAISGVGAGLGLAAVLDDLPGTVRVHGTPAEEGPSGKTLLLRAGVFDGLDAALIFHPGAEANVLERMRTGQGLVFTFTGRHAHAAAHPELAIDALNGVLALFQNVNLLRQHFRPDVSVTGSILDGGGRRAFPVTASARFVVRVFEGESDFVELREMVVDCARGAALATRTRLAVEYGILERGMKLNETVTALAVDNARRLGIDLAARVTMGGMSDFGNVSHRVPATHFSTATWPGGVTAHTPEAVAASRTPRAFEAALAAAKIEAMTAIDLLARPEAAERAKREFQENDLGEIPTVPEGRGNDGSPA, encoded by the coding sequence TTGACCGCACCGGCCGGGGACACGATGCCGCTCGACCCTGAGCGAATCGCCGATCTCAAGAAACGCGCTTGCACGCGGATCGACGAGATGACCCCGGCACTGGTCGGCGTCTCCCTCCAGATCTGGGAACATCCGGAGATCGCCTTTCAGGAGCACCGGGCCTGCGGTTGGCTCGGCGCGCTGCTCGCGGACGCGGGATACGACGTCGAGTCCGCGGCAGGCGGCCTCGACACGGCCTTCACCGCGAAGCGCTCCGGACCCCGGCCAGGCCTGACGGTCGCCGTCTTCAGCGAGTACGATGCGCTTCCCGAGCTCGGCCACGGCTGCGGCCACAATCTGCTCGCGATCTCCGGGGTCGGCGCCGGGCTCGGCCTCGCCGCGGTACTCGACGATCTTCCCGGCACCGTGCGGGTCCATGGCACGCCTGCCGAGGAAGGTCCGTCCGGAAAGACGCTCCTGCTGCGCGCGGGCGTCTTCGACGGCCTCGACGCCGCGCTGATCTTTCACCCGGGCGCGGAGGCGAACGTGCTGGAACGGATGCGCACGGGACAGGGGCTCGTGTTTACGTTTACAGGCAGACACGCCCACGCGGCGGCGCATCCCGAGCTCGCGATCGACGCGCTGAACGGGGTGCTGGCGCTGTTCCAGAACGTCAACCTCCTCCGCCAGCACTTCCGGCCGGACGTCAGCGTCACCGGAAGCATCCTCGACGGCGGCGGGCGCCGGGCGTTTCCGGTGACGGCGTCCGCGCGCTTCGTGGTGCGGGTCTTCGAGGGCGAAAGCGACTTCGTCGAGCTCCGCGAGATGGTCGTCGACTGCGCCCGCGGCGCCGCGCTCGCCACCCGCACCCGGCTCGCCGTCGAGTACGGCATCCTGGAGCGCGGCATGAAGCTGAACGAGACCGTGACGGCGCTGGCCGTGGACAACGCCCGCCGCCTCGGCATCGATCTCGCCGCCCGCGTCACGATGGGTGGCATGTCCGATTTCGGCAACGTCTCGCACCGCGTGCCCGCGACGCACTTCAGCACCGCCACGTGGCCGGGCGGGGTCACCGCCCATACCCCGGAGGCCGTGGCCGCGAGCCGCACGCCCCGGGCATTCGAGGCGGCGCTCGCGGCGGCCAAGATCGAGGCGATGACGGCGATCGATCTCCTGGCGAGGCCCGAGGCGGCGGAGCGTGCCAAGCGGGAGTTCCAAGAGAACGATCTCGGCGAGATCCCGACAGTTCCGGAGGGGAGGGGGAATGATGGGAGTCCCGCGTAG
- a CDS encoding Gfo/Idh/MocA family oxidoreductase: MRDSALRIGVLGAGNWARAAHIPGWQRDPRAAVAVLCDVRRERAAEAAGHFNIPEATDDWQAVVTRPDLDVIDIVTPSHTHLELALAALESGKHVLCEKPVAYDFRETRRAAALARQRGLLTKLGFTFRYSPGVQYARSLIEEGFAGTPFIFNGYEQNSQWLDPQVPLRQVDHTAEQSVLQTSSLEGYGAPIIDIGHEWVGADYARVVGTMRNFVPERMVRATGRMMRMNIDDGDVFIGEYTNGAIGSIQTGFVTIGNYPGIEARLYGSRGALICRLVEEFGVAETIKAATPDAVEFKELEIPQHFYPPNGHPRESWRSLFYANLIRDFVDEIHAGGARNQGNFEDGAWVQEVINAVERSYHERRWVSLPLDG; encoded by the coding sequence ATGAGAGACAGCGCGCTTCGGATCGGCGTTCTCGGTGCGGGCAACTGGGCCCGGGCCGCCCACATCCCGGGCTGGCAGCGCGATCCGCGGGCGGCGGTCGCCGTGCTCTGCGACGTGCGGCGGGAGCGCGCGGCGGAGGCCGCGGGTCACTTCAACATCCCGGAGGCCACCGACGATTGGCAGGCCGTCGTCACGCGGCCCGACCTCGACGTGATCGACATCGTCACCCCGTCGCACACGCACCTCGAGCTCGCGCTGGCGGCGCTCGAATCCGGGAAGCACGTCCTGTGCGAGAAGCCCGTGGCCTACGATTTCCGTGAGACGCGCCGCGCGGCCGCCCTGGCCCGGCAACGGGGGCTCCTGACAAAGCTGGGCTTTACCTTCCGCTACAGTCCCGGCGTGCAGTACGCCCGGTCGCTGATCGAGGAAGGGTTCGCCGGCACGCCGTTTATCTTCAACGGGTACGAGCAGAACTCGCAGTGGCTCGACCCGCAGGTGCCGCTGCGTCAGGTGGACCACACCGCCGAGCAATCCGTCCTCCAGACCTCCTCCCTCGAGGGATACGGCGCCCCGATCATCGACATCGGTCACGAGTGGGTCGGGGCCGACTACGCCCGGGTCGTGGGGACGATGCGAAATTTCGTCCCGGAGCGGATGGTGCGGGCGACCGGCCGGATGATGCGCATGAACATCGATGACGGCGACGTCTTCATCGGGGAGTACACGAACGGAGCGATCGGGTCGATCCAGACCGGGTTCGTCACGATCGGCAACTATCCGGGGATCGAGGCGCGCCTCTACGGCAGCCGGGGGGCCCTGATCTGCCGTCTCGTCGAGGAGTTCGGCGTCGCCGAAACGATCAAGGCGGCTACGCCCGACGCCGTCGAGTTCAAAGAACTGGAGATTCCCCAGCACTTCTACCCGCCGAACGGCCATCCCCGCGAGTCGTGGCGGTCGCTGTTCTACGCCAACCTGATCCGGGACTTCGTCGACGAGATCCACGCCGGGGGCGCGCGCAACCAGGGCAACTTCGAGGACGGTGCGTGGGTCCAGGAAGTGATCAACGCCGTCGAGCGCTCCTACCACGAGCGCCGATGGGTGTCACTTCCGCTCGACGGGTAG
- a CDS encoding GntR family transcriptional regulator, which produces MTVETPKLRRPSRLRLVDDVCKILEDAVLSGQVHPGERLLEASIAAQLEVSRTTVREAFLMLERRGLVLNQPRGGTFVTRLSPGDAFDLKVTRALLEGFAARLACPRIDARLIADLEDLLRKMEACRLPDEFPAVLQIDLAFHGRLLERAGSRRLSDLWAGLNGQIGALMLLAVERRHATIGDLVDLHRRLLEAIRSRNPDTLQNAVIEHYVGAPPPADAGAAAAAQVIAALAGAPRAPEPPESGR; this is translated from the coding sequence ATGACGGTTGAGACGCCGAAGCTTCGCAGGCCGAGCCGGCTCCGCCTGGTGGACGACGTGTGCAAGATCCTGGAGGACGCGGTCTTGTCGGGACAGGTGCATCCCGGTGAACGGCTGTTGGAGGCGTCGATCGCCGCGCAGCTTGAGGTGAGCCGAACCACCGTGCGCGAGGCGTTCCTCATGCTGGAGCGGCGGGGACTGGTGCTCAACCAGCCTCGCGGCGGGACGTTCGTCACGCGGCTGTCGCCCGGCGACGCCTTCGATCTCAAAGTGACCCGCGCGCTTCTCGAAGGCTTCGCGGCGCGGCTCGCGTGCCCGCGCATCGACGCCCGGCTGATCGCGGATCTCGAGGATCTGCTGCGAAAGATGGAGGCGTGCCGGCTGCCGGACGAGTTCCCCGCCGTGCTCCAGATCGACCTCGCGTTCCACGGCCGGCTGCTCGAGCGGGCGGGCTCGCGCCGCCTGTCCGATCTGTGGGCGGGTCTGAACGGGCAGATCGGCGCCTTGATGCTGCTCGCGGTCGAGCGGCGCCACGCCACGATCGGCGACCTGGTGGACCTCCACCGGCGGCTGCTCGAGGCCATCCGGTCGCGGAATCCCGACACGCTGCAGAACGCCGTGATCGAGCACTACGTCGGCGCGCCGCCCCCGGCGGACGCCGGCGCCGCGGCGGCCGCGCAGGTGATCGCGGCCCTCGCCGGAGCCCCGCGCGCGCCGGAGCCTCCGGAGAGCGGGCGATGA
- a CDS encoding ABC transporter permease, whose protein sequence is MLKYLQTRLVLAVPTVFLTSAIVFLMLFLTPGDPASIYIGEQTATPERLAAIRHVMGLDRPIYVQYADFAWKALHGDLSRSLQTSRPVTVEIATRLPNTIELALAAMLLAIVLGFGLGLLSGLTRNSVFDTLSMVVALFGVSVPVFWLALLLIMLFAVHFQVLPATSPPGLRGLVLPSVSLALLSAATLARLVRSSILEVLRLDYLTTARAKGLRGMAVVFRHALPNAVIPVITAMGLQFGSLLSGAVITETVFARPGLGKLVVDSIQSKDLPTVQGVVLVLALTYIGMNLLVDLSYAFIDPRIRFE, encoded by the coding sequence ATGCTGAAGTACCTCCAAACCCGCCTCGTGCTGGCGGTCCCGACCGTCTTCCTGACGTCCGCCATCGTCTTCCTGATGTTGTTCCTCACCCCGGGAGACCCCGCGTCGATCTACATCGGGGAGCAGACGGCCACGCCGGAGCGCCTCGCCGCGATCCGCCACGTGATGGGCCTCGACCGGCCCATCTACGTCCAGTACGCCGACTTCGCCTGGAAGGCGCTGCACGGGGACTTGAGCCGGTCGCTCCAGACGAGCCGGCCGGTGACCGTCGAGATCGCGACGCGGCTGCCGAACACGATCGAACTGGCGCTCGCGGCGATGCTCCTCGCGATCGTCCTCGGGTTCGGGCTCGGCCTTCTCTCCGGCCTCACGCGGAACAGCGTCTTCGACACCCTGTCGATGGTCGTGGCGCTCTTCGGCGTCTCGGTGCCGGTGTTCTGGCTCGCGCTGTTGTTGATCATGCTCTTCGCCGTCCACTTCCAGGTACTGCCGGCGACGAGCCCGCCGGGGCTGCGGGGCCTCGTGCTCCCCAGCGTGTCGCTCGCGCTACTCAGCGCGGCGACCCTCGCCCGGCTCGTCCGCTCGAGCATCCTCGAGGTCCTACGGCTCGACTATCTGACGACCGCCCGCGCCAAGGGGTTGCGGGGGATGGCCGTCGTCTTCCGCCACGCGCTTCCCAACGCGGTCATCCCGGTCATCACCGCGATGGGACTCCAGTTCGGAAGCCTCCTCAGCGGGGCGGTCATCACCGAGACGGTCTTCGCGCGGCCCGGCCTCGGGAAGCTCGTGGTGGACTCGATCCAGAGCAAGGATCTCCCCACCGTGCAGGGGGTCGTGCTCGTGCTGGCGCTGACCTACATCGGGATGAACCTGCTGGTCGATCTCTCCTACGCGTTCATCGACCCGCGTATCCGGTTCGAATGA
- a CDS encoding ABC transporter permease: MSAGTAPVAAAGRRRVRGMWRDALGRLLANRGAAAGGIIFLLVIATAVAAPALAPASPIALNVSASLEPPGPRHLLGTDQFGRDVLSRILYGARTSLAMGLVAVTIAVVGGSVLGLLSGYYRGPVDQAIMRTVDVMLAFPGILLALVIIAVLGANLGSAMIAVGVSGMPVFIRVVRGATLSVRELQYVEAARVAGCGDARILFRHILPNVAAPVIVLVTLGIPSAIIAGAALSFLGLGVKPPTPDWGEMLSNGRAFMDTAWWLSTFPGLAIVTIVLAVNLFGDGLRDALDPRLKL, from the coding sequence ATGAGCGCCGGGACGGCACCAGTCGCCGCCGCCGGGCGGCGCCGCGTCCGCGGCATGTGGCGGGACGCGCTCGGTCGTCTCCTCGCCAACCGCGGCGCGGCGGCCGGCGGGATCATCTTCCTCCTCGTCATCGCCACGGCGGTCGCGGCGCCCGCGCTCGCGCCGGCCAGCCCGATCGCCCTCAACGTCTCGGCGTCGCTCGAGCCGCCGGGTCCGCGGCACTTGCTGGGGACCGACCAGTTCGGCCGGGACGTCCTCAGCCGGATTCTCTACGGCGCCCGCACGTCGCTGGCCATGGGCCTCGTCGCCGTCACGATCGCGGTCGTCGGCGGATCGGTCCTCGGACTGCTCTCAGGGTACTACCGGGGCCCGGTCGACCAGGCCATCATGCGGACGGTCGACGTCATGCTGGCGTTCCCGGGCATCCTCCTGGCCCTCGTCATCATCGCGGTCCTCGGAGCCAACCTGGGCAGCGCCATGATCGCCGTGGGCGTCTCGGGCATGCCCGTGTTCATCCGGGTGGTCCGGGGCGCCACGCTCTCCGTCCGGGAGCTCCAGTACGTCGAGGCGGCCCGCGTCGCCGGCTGCGGGGATGCGCGCATCCTCTTCCGCCACATTCTGCCCAACGTCGCCGCTCCGGTCATCGTGCTCGTGACCCTCGGGATCCCGAGCGCGATCATCGCCGGCGCGGCGTTGAGCTTCCTCGGGCTGGGCGTCAAGCCGCCCACGCCCGATTGGGGGGAGATGCTGAGCAACGGCCGGGCATTCATGGACACGGCATGGTGGCTGTCTACGTTTCCCGGGCTCGCGATCGTGACCATCGTGCTCGCGGTCAACTTGTTCGGCGACGGCCTGCGGGACGCGCTCGACCCGCGCCTGAAACTGTAG
- a CDS encoding 2-dehydropantoate 2-reductase N-terminal domain-containing protein, whose translation MAEIAVVGCGAIGGLAGFYMARAGEEVLFIDENADHVRAIRERGISINGVHGPASIGPQRACTPEELAKPLDGLIFLACKSQATDAAARSIAPRLGEAACVVSLQNGMNEETIAGIVGHGRTMGALPDYGGAYLEPGVLEAVHEGIVYVGELDGALTPRVREAARLLGLGPNVCELLTDIVGRVWTKQVYNSQIVPTALVDDTIVNVLGRRDMQRLAGAAVREAMRVADAARVHIQADPWFEPALYRPDTTAGTARLLAAYDRLVEHLGGHQVTAGPGGYRYVKRASGIHWDIVYRRRRSEAAYLTVACVAGQYGVPVPLNARIVQMLGEVEAGRRDLGWHNVDELTAYARRIGAALP comes from the coding sequence GTGGCGGAGATTGCGGTGGTCGGCTGCGGGGCGATCGGCGGACTCGCCGGCTTCTACATGGCCCGGGCCGGTGAAGAGGTCCTGTTTATCGATGAGAACGCCGATCACGTGCGGGCGATCCGCGAGCGCGGGATCTCAATCAACGGCGTGCACGGGCCGGCGTCGATCGGCCCTCAGCGCGCGTGCACGCCCGAGGAGCTCGCCAAACCGCTCGACGGCCTGATCTTCCTGGCGTGCAAATCGCAGGCGACGGACGCGGCGGCGCGGAGCATCGCCCCGCGGCTCGGTGAGGCGGCGTGCGTGGTCTCGCTGCAAAACGGGATGAACGAGGAGACGATTGCCGGCATCGTGGGCCACGGGCGCACGATGGGCGCCCTGCCGGACTACGGCGGCGCGTATTTGGAGCCGGGCGTGCTCGAGGCCGTGCACGAGGGCATCGTGTACGTCGGCGAGCTGGACGGCGCCCTGACGCCGCGCGTCCGCGAGGCGGCGCGCCTCCTCGGCCTGGGCCCGAACGTATGCGAGCTGCTGACGGACATCGTCGGGCGGGTCTGGACCAAGCAAGTGTACAATTCGCAGATCGTTCCGACGGCGCTCGTCGACGACACGATCGTGAACGTGTTGGGCCGCCGGGACATGCAGCGGCTCGCCGGCGCGGCGGTTCGCGAGGCGATGCGGGTCGCGGACGCCGCGCGCGTTCACATCCAGGCCGACCCGTGGTTCGAGCCGGCGTTGTACCGGCCGGACACCACGGCCGGCACGGCGCGGCTGCTCGCCGCCTACGACCGTCTGGTCGAGCACCTCGGCGGCCACCAGGTGACGGCGGGGCCGGGCGGGTACCGGTACGTCAAGCGGGCGAGCGGCATTCACTGGGACATCGTCTACCGCCGGCGGAGGAGCGAGGCGGCCTATCTCACCGTCGCCTGCGTCGCCGGCCAATACGGCGTGCCGGTCCCGCTCAACGCCCGGATCGTGCAGATGCTCGGCGAGGTCGAAGCGGGCCGGCGCGACCTGGGATGGCACAACGTCGACGAGCTGACGGCGTACGCGCGGCGGATCGGCGCCGCCCTGCCGTAG